The following are encoded together in the Microtus pennsylvanicus isolate mMicPen1 chromosome 8, mMicPen1.hap1, whole genome shotgun sequence genome:
- the Asprv1 gene encoding LOW QUALITY PROTEIN: retroviral-like aspartic protease 1 (The sequence of the model RefSeq protein was modified relative to this genomic sequence to represent the inferred CDS: deleted 1 base in 1 codon), translating to MRSPGGPAGHQKGRVQNKQSTTACLCAQQPARYPGPAPFNLPRLGKYTALSSEALLSSVIAPTLLCAFLYLACVAAELPEVSGGMATGRASGKEGQREHAFIPEPFNGANVAPSVWLHRFEVIDDLNHWDHTTKLRFLKESLRGDALDVYNGLNSQAQGDYSSVKEALLKTFGDSGATHGQKPREILFANSMGKGYYLKGKIGHVPVRFLVDSGAQVSVVHPSLWEEVTDGDLDTLRPFENVVKVANGAEMKILGVWDTEVTLGKLKLNAQFLVANASAEEAIIGTDVLQDHNAVLDFEHRTCTLKGKKFRLLPVGNSLEDEFDLELIEEEPSEGSH from the exons ATGAGGAGCCCTGGGGGCCCAGCTGGGCATCAAAAAGGCCGCGTACAGAACAAGCAGAGCACA ACAGCCTGCCTCTGTGCCCAGCAGCCTGCCAGATACCCTGGACCTGCTCCCTTCAACTTGCCCAGGCTGGGCAAGTACACAGCCCTGTCGTCAGAGGCCTTGCTCTCCAGCGTGATTGCGCCCACACTGCTCTGTGCCTTTCTGTACTTGGCTTGTGTTGCCGCTGAACTTCCAGAGGTGAGCGGAGGGATGGCCACCGGCAGAGCCAGCGGCAAGGAAGGCCAGCGGGAGCATGCCTTCATCCCAGAACCTTTCAATGGGGCTAACGTAGCCCCCAGCGTTTGGCTACACCGCTTTGAAGTTATTGATGACCTCAACCACTGGGACCATACCACCAAACTGAGGTTCCTGAAAGAGTCGCTCAGAGGAGATGCCCTGGATGTCTACAACGGGCTCAATTCCCAGGCCCAGGGTGACTACAGTTCTGTGAAGGAGGCTCTTCTGAAGACCTTTGGGGACTCCGGGGCCACCCACGGTCAGAAACCCAGAGAGATTCTGTTTGCCAACAGCATGGGTAAGGGCTACTACCTTAAAGGGAAGATCGGCCACGTGCCTGTGAGGTTCCTGGTGGACTCTGGGGCTCAGGTGTCCGTGGTGCACCCAAGCTTGTGGGAGGAGGTCACTGATGGTGACCTGGACACCCTTCGGCCTTTTGAGAACGTGGTCAAAGTGGCCAATGGAGCCGAGATGAAGATCTTGGGTGTGTGGGACACAGAAGTGACCCTGGGCAAGCTGAAGCTGAACGCACAGTTTCTGGTGGCCAACGCAAGTGCAGAAGAAGCCATCATCGGCACCGATGTCCTGCAGGACCACAATGCCGTGCTGGACTTCGAACACCGCACCTGCACTCTGAAAGGGAAGAAGTTCCGCCTGCTGCCTGTAGGGAACTCCTTGGAGGATGAGTttgacctggagctcattgagGAGGAGCCTTCGGAGGGCTCCCACTAA